From one Alphaproteobacteria bacterium genomic stretch:
- a CDS encoding glutamate--cysteine ligase, with translation MAETGAKSATVESRTDLIEYLERGSKPPADWRIGTEHEKFGFFHADLRPIPYEGAAGVQKVLEGLQRFGWKPKYEGENVIALALDQQAVTLEPGGQLELSGAPLETLHQTCNEVHNHLDQVREVAEGLGIGFLGLGFQPKWRLEETPVMPKGRYGIMRRYMPTRGRLGLDMMFRSSTVQVNLDFRSEADMVKKFRVALALQPIATALFANSPFSEGRPNGFLSYRNYIWSDTDPDRTGLLPFVFEDGMGFERYVDYALDVPMYFVHRGEDYVDASGQSFRDFMAGRLPALPGERPTLQDWEDHLTTLFPEARLKTFLEMRGADGGPWRRLCALPALWTGLFYDEAALDAAWQLCRDWSAEERAALAREVPRRALGTQHLGRPVLDWAAEVVEIAGHGLKRRARLDSFGDNENHFLDALRSIIDAGRTPAEDLLEAYETRWQGSVDPLFEEYSY, from the coding sequence ATGGCCGAAACTGGGGCCAAAAGCGCGACGGTCGAGAGCCGGACCGACCTGATCGAATACCTCGAGCGGGGCTCGAAGCCCCCGGCCGACTGGCGCATCGGCACCGAGCACGAGAAGTTCGGCTTTTTCCATGCCGACTTGCGGCCCATCCCCTATGAAGGTGCGGCCGGCGTGCAAAAAGTACTGGAGGGCCTGCAGCGCTTCGGCTGGAAGCCCAAGTACGAAGGCGAGAACGTCATCGCGCTGGCCCTCGACCAGCAGGCGGTGACGCTGGAGCCGGGCGGCCAGCTCGAGCTTTCGGGGGCGCCCCTGGAGACGCTGCACCAGACCTGCAACGAGGTGCACAACCATCTCGACCAGGTGCGCGAGGTGGCCGAGGGCCTGGGCATCGGCTTTCTCGGGCTCGGCTTCCAGCCCAAGTGGCGGCTCGAGGAAACGCCGGTCATGCCCAAGGGCCGCTACGGCATCATGCGCCGCTACATGCCGACGCGGGGGCGCTTGGGCCTCGACATGATGTTCCGCTCGTCGACGGTGCAGGTCAACCTCGATTTCCGCTCCGAGGCCGACATGGTGAAGAAGTTTCGCGTGGCCTTGGCGCTGCAGCCCATCGCCACGGCGCTGTTCGCCAACTCGCCCTTCAGCGAGGGCCGGCCCAACGGTTTTCTCAGCTACCGCAACTATATCTGGAGCGACACCGACCCCGACCGCACCGGGCTCTTGCCCTTCGTCTTCGAGGACGGCATGGGCTTCGAGCGCTATGTCGACTATGCCCTCGACGTGCCCATGTATTTCGTTCACCGCGGCGAGGATTATGTCGATGCCTCGGGCCAATCGTTCCGCGATTTCATGGCGGGCCGGCTGCCCGCGTTGCCCGGCGAGCGGCCGACCTTGCAGGACTGGGAGGACCACCTGACGACGCTGTTTCCCGAGGCCCGGCTCAAGACCTTCCTCGAGATGCGCGGCGCCGACGGCGGACCCTGGCGCCGGCTCTGCGCGCTGCCGGCCCTGTGGACCGGCCTCTTTTACGATGAGGCGGCGCTCGATGCCGCCTGGCAGCTCTGCCGCGACTGGAGCGCCGAGGAACGCGCCGCCCTGGCCCGCGAGGTGCCGCGGCGCGCCTTGGGGACCCAGCACCTCGGCCGGCCCGTACTCGACTGGGCCGCCGAGGTGGTAGAGATCGCCGGCCATGGCCTCAAACGGCGCGCCCGGCTGGACAGCTTCGGCGACAACGAGAACCACTTTCTCGATGCGCTGCGCAGCATCATCGACGCCGGCCGCACGCCGGCCGAGGATCTGCTGGAAGCCTACGAGACCCGCTGGCAGGGCTCGGTCGATCCGCTGTTCGAGGAATATTCTTACTAA